The genomic region tgcctgaaacatttttctctcccaggcttggtttttgagatattcgactggaagaattaaaatgggacactctgtataccgataaaagttatttttatttttataaaacacttATTGCAGAGCTTACGTATCGTCGAAAATTTacagagaaattaaattaagaagtGGTATCATACGTGAAAATCGACTGGTTTTGTTACCTCAAGAAAAAGTGCATTCTTCTATACAAGATGTTTGGAATTTGTCTGTTGAACAggtttcgaaaaattttaatttctaatcgccagaattaaattgttacatatgataatcgcaaataaaaaaagtagttgTTTTATATAGGGAAATATCggaacttttattataacaaatatacgTTTGGTATGGTATGCAGATGTAAATCATCAGTTTAATGTATCGATACCTTAtcttataattgaaaatgtaaGTTTTAAAACACGAATATGCATATTGTGATAAGAAACAGTTGTCAGAGagatctttgaaaaaaatatatattttttatttaatatctttatatagaaattggaaaaaaagatttatgaaacatatacgtaatatttaaCATGTTTGATAAATTGTgtgaattatatgatataaatttcttgcAGATTACTATTAGGACATCGAAATTTGGACCGACTTTAGTAATTTTAAGTACAGAAGCCAGTGGAGGATATGTTTTAGGTTTTAGAGTTAATCCCTTACAACAGCTTCACATTATTCATAAGGAAGTATCAATACTTCTTTCAGAATTCAGAAAGTTTCCTATTTTTGGTGTGGAATACACTTTTGAACATCAGGTACTTTATAacgcatattttataaaaatgccccgacgagttttcaaataacatttttggTCTGTcctcactgtaaaaaaaattttctcaaaattcaggttctatatattattatagctctatatattattttctaagttATTGAGAAGAACatcattttcagtttttattttttttttctgtaaatatttgagatgatcTCATATCGATGTTTTTCTGAATACTTATCAacaaaaaacacaaaaaaaatttaatctcgaataagtttgattttaaaaaaaaagaatgagatgaagaaatggattttttaacatgttccTTTCGAGGAACACGTTAAAAAAGCCATTTCttcatttcattctttttttaaaaatcgaacttttattcgagattaatgaaaaaatatttttttgtgttttttgttgataaatattcagaaaaacATCGGTATAAaatcatctcaaatatttacagaaaagaaaaataaaaactgaaaatgacgtttttctcgataactcaGGAAATAATAGAGTTAGGGAGCTGAGATTttgaggaattttttttttaatttgaaaatgacAGGCCAAATGTTATTTGGAAAAACTCGTCGAGGACATTTTTAGTATGCTTATCCAGCTGTAGCCTTTGTCTTAATAACTAACACTTATTTTTCgtctttaagaatatttttgtataattaaatcaaattgcttgataaattttttttaagtacgaCATATATCTCATaagtatacattaatattttgctgTTCGACGAATTTGGAATGTAGACATATTGAAACATCACCCAATGGAAAAGAGTTaaattatgtgtgtatgtattacaGGCACCTTCACAAGAAGATATTAGTGTGGAACATTTCACTGAGATACAAGATAATCAATCTGAAATATCAAATGTGTTTGGTTATTATTTTTCCGAAGGAAATACAGGTCAAAGAAAACCTAGTTTTTCGATTCATTTAGGACTCGCGGCGGAAGAGCCAAGAGAAAGCAGTACATTGCAGAATTTATGGGACCTTATACCatcaaatgttaattaaatttttagcttAATcgtttttttgaaattttaaattttatttattcatattaatgcCACCAACTTATGCCAACTTAtggattatataatagtttttattatattttagaaaacaatATACTCACAAGAGGATAgaagcaaatttattttgtacaaagCACTCACACGTGCGCGcacgtacacatacacatcGACACAcacagtctctctctctctctctctctctctctctctctctctctctctctctctctctctctctctctctctctctctctctatacataatatattaattatatttttttagattcgaaatatatctcttgttcaattttgttttacatttcttaatacatttatatcttaacaaataaaatcttaGCTTGTATTCAATCTTACaaaaatgcttttattattataaaataaaaattcaagatgttttggtgaaaaaataaataattggaattaaaatagtgtgaaagatcataatatgtatattaatatagatccTCAATTATCTAACCATTTTAGTCTCCTTTTTTATGGATTTCTTGCAAGGTTTAACTTGGTCTGCAATTTAAAGCTTGTGTTATCGGCTGATCTTGTTGATCCTCTCCATCTTCATCACTAAATTCATGCTGAGGAACAGGAAATCTGTATCCCATGTTCATAAGCATTAATTCGAATGGATCACTGTTCATACGTATTTGATTGGCTGATGCAGCATCATCTAGATTCTGAATTTCCCTTTCATTTACACTACCatcctataattaaaattaaattaaattaataatatttgtcgtTTTGCCAAAGTTATCTTTCGCACAATTTCTGCAATTAAGTTATGCTGAAGTACTTCTAGTTTcccggtaaaaaaatttgttatgtataatcatatatgatatatgaccatataaaattatatagaaatatataaaattttgtataagttatgtataattatatataataatatatgacttattatataattatatataattttatattaatgttagatgtcagtcaacgatgacaaaattatgcatactatatacataactatacataacttatacagaattttatatatttctatatacttttatattgttatatataattatatatgagaaatttt from Anoplolepis gracilipes chromosome 6, ASM4749672v1, whole genome shotgun sequence harbors:
- the Bbs5 gene encoding BBSome complex member BBS5 isoform X2 produces the protein MWQDNEVRFDISHSNMQLQPGELTVDKLDMIEDIKGNTGDLGKLIVTNLRIIWHSLSLPRINLSIGYNTFVTVNTKILHMIHGGNTQALHILTSFRNCRFEFIFTNHDIKSTRHYTSVIGVYREIKLRSGIIRENRLVLLPQEKVHSSIQDVWNLSVEQGNIGTFIITNIRLVWYADVNHQFNVSIPYLIIENITIRTSKFGPTLVILSTEASGGYVLGFRVNPLQQLHIIHKEVSILLSEFRKFPIFGVEYTFEHQAPSQEDISVEHFTEIQDNQSEISNVFGYYFSEGNTGQRKPSFSIHLGLAAEEPRESSTLQNLWDLIPSNVN
- the Bbs5 gene encoding BBSome complex member BBS5 isoform X1, translating into MWQDNEVRFDISHSNMQLQPGELTVDKLDMIEDIKGNTGDLGKLIVTNLRIIWHSLSLPRINLSIGYNTFVTVNTKILHMIHGGNTQALHILTSFRNCRFEFIFTNHDIKSTRHYTSVIGVYRAYVSSKIYREIKLRSGIIRENRLVLLPQEKVHSSIQDVWNLSVEQGNIGTFIITNIRLVWYADVNHQFNVSIPYLIIENITIRTSKFGPTLVILSTEASGGYVLGFRVNPLQQLHIIHKEVSILLSEFRKFPIFGVEYTFEHQAPSQEDISVEHFTEIQDNQSEISNVFGYYFSEGNTGQRKPSFSIHLGLAAEEPRESSTLQNLWDLIPSNVN